The window TTTCATCTCTTCAGGAACCTCGGTTTTTAGTCAATGTGGATTAAAGATGAAAAATTCAGATAAGCAACACATAAGAGAATTCTAggagatttaaaaataaaaattaaaactctaTGAACCCAAATCTGACAGAAATAGAAAAGTGAAATTGAATGGCATAACTAAAGTATGTTCTGTTTTGGTAATTCGAAAATTGGTATGAGTttgcaaatcaaagagaataatatattttataaagtaCGAACACACCTCCTCCATAACCTATTAATAGACAGAATCCGTGAAGAAATGGTGGAAAATCAGAATGAACGAAACGGATCCTCCTAGTCTGCAATCAACCATAGAAATTGTGAGTGAAACGGTAGCTAAGGTATAGATAAATGGCTCAGATCAAAGAATGAAAAAATTAAGGGGGAAAAATTGGGTTGGCATATTCACAAGGGAATGAGAAAGTTTGGTGCAAAGAATTAGCATTGTAATTGGAGGGCGTGCAGTGAGTTTAGGTAAGATGAGAGCAAAAACAATTACCTGTGTCCTAAGTTTCAAACTGAATCCGTGGATCATTCATCTCTTCCAGCTTACGCCTCAAAGGACATTCTCCCTCAAATCTGAGTTTTGGTATGGAGGCAGGCAGGTTTTCTTGTGTGATATTCTCCAGCTTTGGATAGTCTTCAATTGCTAATGTTTGAAGGGAGGTGAGATGCTGAAGGCCCTTGCAGTCTAGCGTCTCCAGATTTGCAAAGTCATACAGTTGTAGAGACTGAAGGGAAGCAGGAAGGCAGCCCTCTCTTGGGAACGACTTAACTTCATTCCACTCTATAAGGAAAAGATGGATAAGGCCTTCAGTCTGCAAACCGTTTGATGTTATCCACCTCTCTAGTTTCTGGCAATCATAGATCCTAAGAGTTGTCAAGCTTGATGGCAGGCAGTCCTCTCCAAAAGGTTCCATTTCTTGGCATTTCTCTACACACAGCTCCTCTAGGTGGGGCGCAGCCAGCCTTAGCGCTGGCATGGATACTAAACCGGGGCACTCTGAGATTTGTAAGACACGGAGACTTGGAAGGGCCCCCAATGCAAATGACGTCAGTGAATCACACTTGTACACAAGTATCTCCATTAGCGACTTGTGTTGCAGTTGCTCTGAGAATGTTAATTTTGGACACATAGCGATTTGCAGATATTGTAATGAATCAGGCAAATAATCTCCTGAAATTGGTATTGCCGACCAACAATTCACGATTCTCAAAGTTTGGAGATACGGCGATTGGACGTGGGCAGGCACTCCAATACGGACTTGGCTAGCTGCGTCTCCATAGAAGTCACCGTACCCGTTACAAGTAATTGGCGAAGCTTGGGAGCTCTCGGCAGTGAACATGCGAGCTCTTCGCATCCACCAATGACAAGTTCCTCCAGAGCTGGAAGGTAAGCTGGCAGATCTCCGGTTAACACCGGACAGTCTACTATCAAAAGCCTTTCAAGCTTAGGAAAACAATCAAACTCATCAGGAACACGCCACTCTCGCCACCGGTGCATTCCACCAAGCAACAGTCTTCGAAGAGCTTGGAAGGGTGTCTCCTGCTGAATTGATTTATCGTTCTTGTAAAACTCGCAACCAATTCTCTCCAGCCCATCAAGTTCACAAATAATCAGTTCCTGCAGAGATAGTAACTGTCCCAGTGAAGGGAGCTCACAACAGTTTTTACAACGAACCACACTCAATTTTGTAATATTGGAGCAGCAAGAAAGGCCTAGGCCTAACCAATTGGGGAATATTTCACCCCTATAACCATCAATTAACAACTCTTTCAAGTTCCGGTGAGGTTGTAACTTGTCAAGTATATCTCTTTCACTTTCAACAATCAACATTATCACCATCGCCATGTGGAagccatttcaattttaaaatgttgATGTGCTTCTTGTTGCCCATCTTTGCCTCGGAAGCTTCTCCGCTATTGTTGACATTCTCCAAGTTGGAAATGCAGAATGAGCCATGAAGATTGTCAAGTGTTCCTAATTCTTTTATCCCATTCTCCTCATGCTTTCCGACAATGTTTTAACTTACTCATTCTCTTTGGCATCTCTTTCAAACACGAAGCTCCTTCAATATCAAGGTGGCGCAAGTTCACAAGATCTTGCATGTTGCTGGGAAGCTTCTCTAATTTATAACATCTCTTCAACTTCAAGGTTTGGAGATTGTATAATTTACACAATGACTCAGGCAATCTCACAACAGGTGTAAAAGTGAGATCTAAATAACGCAAATGGATTAATTCTCCTATGGAATCAGGTAATGATAGAATATTAAAGCCTTTAAATGATAAAACTCTTAGGCATCTCAATTGCAGCAGCAACAGCAAATCACTTTCACCACAGATTGAACGAAAATGACATTGTAGAAATGTTCTCATATGCATTGCTCCATTATAAGCCTCTCCAATTATTCTTGAGACTAGATCGCCAAGATTTTCAGTATATGACAAATGACGAGTTTTGCTGAAAATCTTTTGTGGGATTCCAATTTCTTTGACTTTGAAATGGAATTCCCCAGCGAAAGATGTTGCTAGATCatgcatgagatcatgcattacgAATAAGTTAATATCAGTACTAGACGGTTGAAAAAATGATCTTGCAACTAATTCATCAAAATACGCACAACCAATATTTTCTAATGTGTTGTTTCCCATTGGTTGTAAAAGATCTTCAGCCATCCATAGCAACATTAATTCATCTTTGCCAAATTGATGATCCTCAGGATATAATGAGCAATAAACAAAGCACCGCTTTAAATGTGAAGGGAGGTAGTGATAACTAACTCTTAATGCAGGAACAATCTTACTATCATCTTCTGAAAGTTCCCAAATTTCACTTTCTAATATATTCTCCCAATCTCCTTCATTATACTTATTGCGCAATAAACCCCCCAGTGTCTTCACAGCCAAAGGTAACCCCTtactttttttaacaatttttctaCCAATTTGTTCTAGAGTTGTATATTGTGTAGAATTAGTAGAAAGAGATGAATGTTTCAAAAACATTGACCAGCAATCATTGGGAGACAATATGTGTAGTGAGTAATGTCGATTAGTAGTTGACACTACAGAATCAACATTTTTATTACGAGAAGTTAAAAGAATTTTACTTCCTTTATTCCCACACAAAAAAGACTTTAAAAAATTGTCCCACAAATTTTGCTGATTGTCCCAAACATCATCCAAGACAATTAAGAATGTCTTGTCTGTTAACTTTTCCTTCAATTCAGTTTGAAGTGAATTCAAGTTAACCATATTACAAGGAGAAGAGGTTATGTCCTCTATTATAGCCTTTGTAACATTAACAGGATCAAATTTTGTAGCAACACACACCCATGCTTTAATGGCAAACTTTTCCTTCATTCTGGCATCATTGTAAACCCACTGAGCCAAAGTAGTTTTTCCGATTCCACCAATGCCTTCTATAGAGATCACAGACAGTTTATCATTGCAAGTATTATCTAACAACCACTCAACTATGGCCTCCTTGTCACTGTCCCTGCCATAAATATCAGAAGATTCAACCAGAGATGACTGAATTCTCCATGATATGTCCTCTAGATCTTCAGCAAATCTCTTGTTTCAGACCAAGAACATCTTTCTCCTCAACGATAGACTCTAGTTTATCAACTATGTCTTGCATGTTATCTACTACCTCCATCTCATCATCATCGATATATTCGACCATTGAATTAACAGCAGAGTGACACTGGGAAGAAAAGTTACCTGGATCCCTTTGGGTGGGGGTGGCAGTGGCAGCTTTAGTGGAGAGTTCATCCAGAAGATCATCAGCCAAATAGAGAGCATCTTGGAGATCAACAAGCCATTTCTTCACTTCTTGGTCTCTGATCTGCTTCTGCTCAGCATCATCGAGCACAGGTCGAGTGGCACGGAGACTCTTCCGCAGCTTTTGAAGCAACTTCTGGTCAGCTAACTTCCTTGCATTTGGGGTTGAGTTGATATCAAGTGAAGAGAGCTTGTTCAAAACAGCATCAGCAAAGGAAGATAGATAAGCTCTACCCTGAAGTTTTGCAGCCATGGTTGATGCTCAAGTTTAGGAGATGATGAGATCACAAGAAAGAAAGATTGGAAAGTTATGAGAAAAGTTGTTGTAGCAAGATTGCTACAAGGTAGCTGATCTTCTCAACGCTCAAGCACAAGGGATTTCAAGTGTCTGCAGTTTGCAGTGTACTAACAAGGTTCTTTGCTGGGTATTATATATTTGTGCAATGCTGAAAGATGTAtagtaattaattgattaataacGTTCTATTGTTTTCTCCATGATGTTTTCACATGTTGTCCTTTCATTTGTTTAACACTTCGTTAAGGATCTTGTGTTTGATGATAGATTACATAAACAAAGTGtagaacttttaactttttattttcttttattctgaacgaatatttttaatttatcaggTAAAGAGTTACATATTCTTTTTCATATACACGTTACGTAAATAGCATGTCAAAATAAGAATAGTTTGAAAAATGAATCATACTCCTTTTGTCGAAAATTTTAATGTCAAGTGCAATGCAAAAATGCAGTAGTGTTGTCAATAGGCATGCACATGCTTCCTTCTTCATCACGCGACTCCATCACAGAATATACTATAATACTattgtttcttttattcctcaGTCCTCACAAAACGGAAGATGTTCCCTTCACATATTCAACTATTTGTTCAATGCTTCTTGACATTGAtgctctcatatatatatataaattttactgCACGCgtatcactgctcttttaatttGGGTGGAAACTCagatgcagtcgacttcacgtgaagttgataggtgAGAGCATTAGattaaaatttagtcaaattagtcaaatcatctaacgctctcaaatatcaacttcacgtgaagtcgacagCACGAGTTTTCACCTTCTTTCTTTAATATTGGTTTTGTTCATCcctaaaaaaaggagaaaagagaaaCTCAGTTTTCATAATCACAAAGCACCAGGAAAAAAAACATTTATTTTCGAGCTTTAAGTTTAACACATTATCTATTTTAAATATCTCATATCATCtaataaaattatcaattttaaaatctcATAAGTTGAGTAAAAATTCACGTACAATAGTCTTCAtgtaaaattgatatttaaaaactTAGATAATTTGACAAATTGACTAAATCATCGTTTAATGATTCTCAACTATTAATTGTATATAAAATAGAAatgactttaaaattttaaattacattaataaatatattaagatGTGACACATAGTACGGTAGTACCATACTTGGACAGTTGTACTTCATCCTGAGAATGAGAATTCAATTAGATATTATTCTGCATCTGAGACTTCATCCTCATCTTCCTCCAAAATGTAGACCAGGGCACGCTTTCTCGCAGCAAATACACAAGCCACGCCTCTTGATGCTGCCAGCAAGACATATCAACGAACAGGGAACAGTTACCCACATTAACACACCATAACCAGCTTGAGTATAGGAAAATTCAACTATAAGGAGGGAAAGAGAACATATGTTTTCAAGGGCCTGACTATTATTAGAAATACGTTGTATGCTTCCTACATTTAAATTCTTGTGACCTAAACATGAATATATTTCACAGGTTGATTGTTCTCGCATGAATTCTAATGCATTTAAGTcacacatacacagagaagaGAGTACTCACCACTAACTGCCAAGGGAGCAGTTACAGAATGCGGAATGGTGCGGGCTTTCTCGTCCCCTATGTTCAAGTGGGCCACAGAATCCTAGGTGCACACAATTACAAAAAAGGGTTGGTGGAATTTGGAAGTTAGAAGAAACTAAAAGTTGAGAGCAACTCATGGTACTTTCATTATATACACGTATTTGTTAGTACAGAGATCATTAATTTACGTTATCAATCGTGAAGACAATGGGCATGGTGTGACTTACCTTCAGTTCTTGCAATGTCCAGTTGTCTGTACAAGCAGATCTTGATATAGAGACATATGGTAGATCACTTGCGTGCATAATCATCATACAGCCATCTACAGCGCTTTCTGATCTCTTTGTAGCTCTGTTTAGTAGCATGACAATTTGACTATCCTGTTTCAAACATCACATTTAGATTAAAAAGTctggaaaaaataaaagaaaccgaGTATAGAAAGTTGTatgaaatatttataattttatcgtTGTTACCTTATACAAAGACAGATCCACACATTGATAATCAGCAGGAATATATAACAGCACAGCTTCCAAAGAACTATAGCCGTTCTTTAGACGGTGTGAGTCGTACATAAATCCTCTGACAATGCATACACAATTTGCAATATCTGAGAAAGACTCGTTCGGTACTTGGAGAGATACATAATCAATATATTGCTTTTGACAGGTGTAATGTGACAAAGAAGCTTTAGAGGAATCCTACAGAACGAAAACAAGTAATGAAGATAAGAATACAGCACTTCTGTCAAATTAGAGAACTGAGATGAAattcaaatacaaatacaaatataacataaaaagcCCCAACAACTGGGACTGACGTATTGAAGATTAGATAAATACCTCATAATATGATACTGAAGTGGGAATTCTCATGGATGAAGGTGCTTTTGATAGAGAAGGAAGAGGACACAACGGCAGAAAATCCTCGCATAATATTTTTCTTGAGACCGTAATAAAAGGCATTTCAAAAGCCTCTCTGAAGCTGTAATAGTCACAATGAGAATCTATAAAATCCACCGAAATAATTGGAACTGTGAAGAATATTTATGGATTAGAGGACATGACTTGCTTCTCTGCAGAGAAATTattgacatttattttttttttatttttaagtgaaGGCAATTTCTAAACAAGAAGCTGCACCTTCCTCACTAGTGCTATTTTCAGGTGCCATCCATTCAAGCTCAGCATGTAAATTGGATCAAACAATGATACTCAAATGGCAATTCTCCACGTCATACAACTAAGAATAAATTCACAATGGTTTCATTCTGGTGGAAGCATAATTAAACAGAGAAAGAAAGCAGATAGTTTTGTTCACATTTTCTCAGCATTTTTGTTATCTTGTTCACCACATCATCAAAGAATGAAAACAAGAAGAGGGCAAAGCAACTTATCCAAACTGGTGGCTTGAACGGAAGAAGATAATACCTTATTTCCATCTGCTGGAATTCTTTTGCCAATGTTCTTCTTAGATATTCAGTGTCAGAAAATCCTCCAAACTGAACTAATTCCCGAATTCTTTGCATTGTTTCCCTGGAAAGTTTTATTCTATTAAATCTAAAATGCAACTAACATCAGGAAGTCATGTCaacttaaactattataaaaacaAGGACACTCAAGACCATCTAATATCTTACTATTTACATTGCTCACTGAAAATTTGTGTACATACTATCAGACAAAGGCATTTCTCCTCACTTTATTATAGTTTATGTGGTGCTCAGCTTTCAGCTTTgacttattaaatttaatttcattttttctgACCAGAAATGACAAAAAGATTGGCAAGCTTCCGTTCATTTGCAAAGCTCTTTCGCATGTCAAAtgacattatttatttactaagagGGGGGGAGGGGGGGTTGTAGGAAGGGCTGAAAATCATTCTTCTCGAAAAAAATAATGTTCTTGTAACAGAAATTTTCTTTAAAACATATACAATTTCAAGAAAAATTTCAATTGCCAAGTATCAATTACATTCAAAGTCccataataagttaataactgtACAAGCCATAGTTGAgccaaaatgataaataaatatgtaATATCACGCACAGTGGAAATTTACATCTaatagatttgaaaaaaaaacccCGAGTATGGGGTAGATAACAAACTTACACATCAATTTCGATATCATAGTCTGCATCTGATATTTCCAGCAATTGTTTAACTGGATCTTGTTCATATAAAAACTTCAGGAATATAACAATAAGTTCGCTGCCAACaccaaaagaaaaatcagataaaTAACATCTTTAAGCCCAAAGCATTGATGAATAGTTAGACAAACCTGTTATATGGTAGAAGCTGGTCACTTGGTTCTGACATGAGCAATTTTATACATTTAAAGAGCCAGTTGAAGAAATTTGCATACTGGCAAAATAAATGTTAGCAgcccattaaaaacaaaatcaacagACAAAATAGGCTTTTAAAATGGTGTACCATGTGTTGATTTTTGCCATTCATTTTATACTCTAGTGGGTCACATACTGCAATTTATCATTCTATTAATACACTCTGGTCATAGGAATATTCATATCTCATTATTGCAAATCTCATTGAAGTATGTAACTTATCAAAATTACAGAATACTATTTCCAAATAGTAAAGTAGACCTACTATGATCCATTTCAAACATAAAAAGGCACACCTGCTGCAAGACAGATGAAAGAACCCTCATAAATCGTTCAACTTGAACAAGTAGCATACCAGCCTTTTCTGTTGCGTTGTTAACAAGTGACTCATCCAAGCCAATGCCATGATAACGTGCACGCCATCTTGAAAGCCCTCTTAGTTCTCCCATTCTGAATCCAATGACTTCCGCAGCAGgcttacaaaaatatttattgattCAATTTCATATATAGTAGCTTGCACTGAAATTGAATGACTATTTTGAGTAGATTAAAACAGCAATTAACTTCTAATATCATGTCATCAATGGGAAAACCAACCATCCTAGAACTTCAATCAACTAGGCAACTAGGCATGGTTTACATTTGACATCTTGACAATTGATACAATAaattaccatacaccagttgataatTGGTCCTACGATTGTAACCTCCACCATTGATATTAAAGTAGGTgaatttttcttttacttattttaactttaaaacaaaataaaagaaaaataaatactaaGGTTCCTTTGGGATATTAAAACTGGAACTTCATGCATTTTTATGaaagatttttgtttatttatttgggAAGATATTGAACTCCACCTGCTTCAACTAGTAACACATTTTTATGCAATCAGTAAATATTGCAGCACAAGGAAGAGTACAATAGTATACCTGGAGGTGGTCCAAGACAATACTTTGGAGTTCTTTGCCAGCACCACAGATAACCTTCGAAATGCGCTTGACACCCTGTAAAGCAATAAACATGCTGAATGAAAACAGCATTCATAAACTACTCAGTAATAAACGAACACGTGACAAGCTATATAAGGTTGTCTGTATACCACTTCACTAAGAGTGTTAACAAGGAATTGATGAACTGGTGGACTAGTCCTTGCACCACCCAAAAGACTCAGAAACTCCTCTTGAGGAGAGGAATCAATTCCTAATTATGAGTGATTTGAACAAATTAGTTACAAGATATGATCCAAATGAATTCTATTATTGTTAATTCAGTTACCATGATCTATAATCAGAGTAGACAAAGAGCTGAACTTCTCCTGAAATGTGTGCATCGCATCAGACCATTGCCTACACATGACTGATAATGATGTTCGGACAACCTCAGTCAAATCCTCAATGCTAGAAGCCTGTTGAGCTACTTGATGAAGCTCATTTTTCCTACACAAAGGAAGAGGGAAACACATTGAGAAAATATGAAGCAGAATGTATATCCAACAAAAAGCAAACCTAGAAAGCATGGTACTATCATTTTCATTTGTGTTTGTCTCAGAACAGGTCTACATTAACAAATAAAAGAATGTGATAGAAATTAAAGACCATATCATAATGAATTAGATTACACATCTTAACTTATCTCATGTTTTAGTAGAATATGCATTACTCAGAAAATTTACCTGTCACAGAATATAGATGTTTTAAGTGCTAGGCAATGCAGGCCATGCTCATTGTGCCCAGCCAAGTGAACATCCTTCAATTCATCACCAACCACAACAAGGTCTCCTGAGCACATGACTATCAATCTACAAAGATCTTTTGATAAGGCCACCTAATGATATTAACAACATTAGCTTCCACAAGTATATTATAAGAGTACTAAGAAACTTATGCAAGTTATTGTTTCAACTTCTTTCTTGACTGATTTATTCATGCATTGATTTTGTTGAACATGGATTCTCTCCTTCACCTGATTTTTCCTAAGAGGTACACTTGGTAGCATTTGGTCCAATACTTCATTACTCCTCTAGTGATATTTTGAACAAATACCAAGATAGATTATCTTCCTGGATATAACTTATTGTACCACTTAAGGTTATTTCAAACTGCTCCTTTAAGTTGATCATAATCATTCACATGCTTATGTTTATATATCATACTAGTCGATCTCCAGCATCCAAGCATTGTTTTGCATTTTCATGCTTATGTCCCCAATAAATGGGAGAGTGGGACCTCAAATGAAGTAGAGTGATCAAACAGAAGAAGAATCTACCTTGTGTATAGAAGCATTTAAAAGTTTGTAAGTAGTTTCTGCACCCTCGCGGGAAAGTGGAAAAGTAAGATCATATATGTTCTGAAACATCCAAAGGCAAGAGAAGTGTTTAACAATAAGATCATGTATGTTTCATCTCATCAACTTGACAAGCACAAAGATTAGAGTGCCATCTTCTATCATGCCATAATAGTAAttggagaaaagaaaaaaaatgacagCTTCTCAGGTAGACAATAACTTACAATTTTCGATATAGGGAATATACCAAATATGCTAAAACAAATATTTCCGTCTTTATCACCACTGCATAGAATGTTGAAACGCTGGAGAGAAGAATTTGATAACTCCTGAAATGATTCTTCACCATCATCCATGAAGCCGTTATCTCCTGATACTAGTCCAGGCATCCGAGGAGCTTTTGGAGCAGGAGGAAAGAAACGCGAGGTTCTATCTTCGTATTTTGAAGTGTGACTGCAGTCGTCCTAGAAGGCAAACTGGAATGTGAAGATTAAAATAGTAGAAAGGAAAATGAAGACACAGCCAGTCAATATTATGCAATCTAAATCCCAAGAGAGAGCACAGAAACACAAACGCAGAACAATAGAAATGGGAATTTTCTCTAAGTAAATTGTGTACGCTTGACAAAAAGAGTATTGATTCAGATCTAATACTGCATAATGTGTGAATCTATTTAAGATGCATAGCCAGTAATTCATTTTTCTAGCTTTATTACAAATGTTCAGTAATCAAGGGGAGATAGGACAAAGACaaacaataattcaaaaaaatgtaATTGTTGCTTTGTTGATTTATCATTGTTTCCCAGCTTCCTTTTCTTTATTCCAATTTCCAAGTATGGTTGGCCTGAATATAATATACGAGATTTTCTGTTTAGCGTGTACCAGACTTGCTCAACTTTGAATAAAATCAAACTCAACAGCTATTAAATAAGAAACATACCCTAACTAGGTGATTGTCCTCCTCCCAGTTGAGACATATAATAGCAGAACAATGCGATTTTAAGCTTCTTAACAACTTTCCATTCTACTTtgcagaaaaaggaaaaaaaatcagaTAATTTTTTTTGGCATAAAAATATTAAGTAAAATGAACTATGAACCGCATCAGAAGAAAAGAAGCATGACTTCAACATCATGGAGTGACAAAGTTCCATCGTCAAGTCCAACAGCTATGGCTTTGCCGTCAGGACGCCAACAGAGGGAGGTTATGGACTTTCCCGGGGAAATGGTCCAAAGGCGCTGCCAATTGAAACGGTGGAGCAAGATCTTGGAGTCGTGGGTAACCATGGCGAGGAGGTCCTTCTCGGGATTCCACTCCGCCATTGTAACGTGAGAAGGGAGGGGTTTATCGAACTGGAGCTGAAAGGGAACCACGCGACATGACTCCTCCGTTTCCATTTCTGCTGGAAGAGGAAGTAAAGTGAAACAAAACCCTAAAGCGATGCGTTCAGAAGAATGAGTGAGAATGAAAGATTGAACTACTGAGTCTGATTGGCAGAGAAACTGAGAGAGCCGCTAAATTCAAACAAACTCTACCAAGGGCTGGGGCGGTTTTTCTTTTTGTCGCCGCTTATAGTAAAGTCCTTCTCCTTTTTTAAGAAGGATAAAGcgatttctataataataatcatactaataataataataataataataataataaagtacaTTTCAATCCCCAATTCTTTTATTTTGGTACAATAGATTTttctgttaaaaaatttattaaataataataaaaattaattttgtagatattttatttgtattttatgggagttttaaatttttacaaactattaataagtttattttttaaaaaattttttattaatggtagttaaatgaaaaaaattattgatgAAAATGAAGTAAATGTACAAGTAGGGATGGCAAAATTTTCGAACCAGCCCATGAAGTAAATCCTTCAGAAAACAGATATTGTGGGTAGAACGGTTTAATGGGCCATAGAGCTATCTGAGTTCAACTTTAGgtacgaaactcggacagcaattaaagcccaatgtctcaccgacttcgtggcagaatatgcaggagatcaagaggaagcCTCCACTACATGGGAGCTATATGTGGATGGATCCTCCGACTttagcggtgcaggcataatattagTAAACCAAGAGGGAACCCAAATAGAAGTCTctctcaaatttgaattcccagcttctaaCAATCAGGcaaaatatgaagccttgattgcagggTTAAAGCTGGTCGAGGAAGTCGGTGCGACAAAAGTAGTCGTGTTCAGGGACtctcaggtggtgacctcccaaataaattGAGAGTATCAGGCTAAAGACCCCAACATGAAGAGGTACTTAGACAAAATCTTAGAGCATCTTAGGCGTTTTGCAGAgaccgaggtcaaacacataactcgggatcttaacagcagagcagacgccctctaCAAACTAGCAAGTACCAAGACAGGAGGGAATAATAGAATCCTGgtccaagaaactctccaagaaccctcaGTTACAAAAACAGAGGACAGACAAAACGCCCTTGAGGTATCCGGATtggacctcggatggatgaacccactaatcgaatacatgaaattcgacatcctacccaaaaaggaaaaagaagtcaAGAAAATTCGGAGGGAAGTACAAAACTacactttggtaaaaaaaaaaaaatatcctctataaaagagGGATATccacaccattgttaaagtgcgtcccgacctc is drawn from Arachis hypogaea cultivar Tifrunner chromosome 12, arahy.Tifrunner.gnm2.J5K5, whole genome shotgun sequence and contains these coding sequences:
- the LOC140176901 gene encoding putative disease resistance RPP13-like protein 1; this translates as MAMVIMLIVESERDILDKLQPHRNLKELLIDGYRGEIFPNWLGLGLSCCSNITKLSVVRCKNCCELPSLGQLLSLQELIICELDGLERIGCEFYKNDKSIQQETPFQALRRLLLGGMHRWREWRVPDEFDCFPKLERLLIVDCPVLTGDLPAYLPALEELVIGGCEELACSLPRAPKLRQLLVTGDYLPDSLQYLQIAMCPKLTFSEQLQHKSLMEILVYKCDSLTSFALGALPSLRVLQISECPGLVSMPALRLAAPHLEELCVEKCQEMEPFGEDCLPSSLTTLRIYDCQKLERWITSNGLQTEGLIHLFLIEWNEVKSFPREGCLPASLQSLQLYDFANLETLDCKGLQHLTSLQTLAIEDYPKLENITQENLPASIPKLRFEGECPLRRKLEEMNDPRIQFET
- the LOC112728613 gene encoding putative disease resistance RPP13-like protein 1, which encodes MAAKLQGRAYLSSFADAVLNKLSSLDINSTPNARKLADQKLLQKLRKSLRATRPVLDDAEQKQIRDQEVKKWLVDLQDALYLADDLLDELSTKAATATPTQRDPGNFSSQCHSAVNSMVEYIDDDEMERFAEDLEDISWRIQSSLVESSDIYGRDSDKEAIVEWLLDNTCNDKLSVISIEGIGGIGKTTLAQWVYNDARMKEKFAIKAWVCVATKFDPVNVTKAIIEDITSSPCNMVNLNSLQTELKEKLTDKTFLIVLDDVWDNQQNLWDNFLKSFLCGNKGSKILLTSRNKNVDSVVSTTNRHYSLHILSPNDCWSMFLKHSSLSTNSTQYTTLEQIGRKIVKKSKGLPLAVKTLGGLLRNKYNEGDWENILESEIWELSEDDSKIVPALRVSYHYLPSHLKRCFVYCSLYPEDHQFGKDELMLLWMAEDLLQPMGNNTLENIGCAYFDELVARSFFQPSSTDINLFVMHDLMHDLATSFAGEFHFKVKEIGIPQKIFSKTRHLSYTENLGDLVSRIIGEAYNGAMHMRTFLQCHFRSICGESDLLLLLQLRCLRVLSFKGFNILSLPDSIGELIHLRYLDLTFTPVVRLPESLCKLYNLQTLKLKRCYKLEKLPSNMQDLVNLRHLDIEGASCLKEMPKRMSKLKHCRKA
- the LOC112728614 gene encoding anaphase-promoting complex subunit 4; this translates as METEESCRVVPFQLQFDKPLPSHVTMAEWNPEKDLLAMVTHDSKILLHRFNWQRLWTISPGKSITSLCWRPDGKAIAVGLDDGTLSLHDVENGKLLRSLKSHCSAIICLNWEEDNHLVRDDCSHTSKYEDRTSRFFPPAPKAPRMPGLVSGDNGFMDDGEESFQELSNSSLQRFNILCSGDKDGNICFSIFGIFPISKINIYDLTFPLSREGAETTYKLLNASIHKVALSKDLCRLIVMCSGDLVVVGDELKDVHLAGHNEHGLHCLALKTSIFCDRKNELHQVAQQASSIEDLTEVVRTSLSVMCRQWSDAMHTFQEKFSSLSTLIIDHGIDSSPQEEFLSLLGGARTSPPVHQFLVNTLSEVGVKRISKVICGAGKELQSIVLDHLQPAAEVIGFRMGELRGLSRWRARYHGIGLDESLVNNATEKAGMLLVQVERFMRVLSSVLQQYANFFNWLFKCIKLLMSEPSDQLLPYNSELIVIFLKFLYEQDPVKQLLEISDADYDIEIDVETMQRIRELVQFGGFSDTEYLRRTLAKEFQQMEISFREAFEMPFITVSRKILCEDFLPLCPLPSLSKAPSSMRIPTSVSYYEDSSKASLSHYTCQKQYIDYVSLQVPNESFSDIANCVCIVRGFMYDSHRLKNGYSSLEAVLLYIPADYQCVDLSLYKDSQIVMLLNRATKRSESAVDGCMMIMHASDLPYVSISRSACTDNWTLQELKDSVAHLNIGDEKARTIPHSVTAPLAVSASRGVACVFAARKRALVYILEEDEDEVSDAE